From a region of the Mycobacterium sp. SMC-8 genome:
- a CDS encoding cold-shock protein — translation MPQGTVKWFNAEKGFGFIAPEDGSADVFVHYTEIQGSGFRTLEENQKVEFEVGQSPKGPQATGVRAI, via the coding sequence ATGCCACAGGGAACTGTGAAGTGGTTCAACGCGGAGAAGGGCTTCGGCTTCATCGCCCCCGAGGACGGCTCCGCTGACGTTTTTGTCCACTACACGGAAATTCAGGGTTCCGGCTTCCGCACCCTGGAGGAGAACCAGAAGGTCGAGTTCGAGGTCGGCCAGAGCCCCAAGGGGCCCCAGGCCACCGGCGTTCGCGCCATCTGA
- a CDS encoding DEAD/DEAH box helicase, with amino-acid sequence MTDPGPDFGRELLACAIDGTAADEHPLRHVADLAPRRARRQAWPAWADPDLVGAFRDRGVEALWSHQLAAAELARDGRHVVLSTGTASGKSLAYQLPILTALKQNPRARALYLSPTKALGHDQLRAATALTAAVPGLADVAPSPYDGDSPSEVRRFARERSRWIFSNPDMIHLSLLRNHARWAVFLRHLQYVVVDECHYYRGIFGSNVAMVLRRLLRLCARYSAAGSEFAGPTVIFASATTAQPAATASELIGQTVVEVTEDGSPQGARTVALWEPALMTDLLGENGAPVRRSAGAEAARVMADLIVEGARTLTFVRSRRGAELTALGARDRLADTAPELAPLVASYRAGYLAEDRRALERALTEGELRGVATTNALELGVDIAGLDAVVLAGFPGTVASFWQQAGRAGRRGQGALIVLIARDDPLDTYLVHHPAALLDKPIERVVIDPGNPYVLGPQLLCAATELPLTETEVRMWGAEAVAESLVDDGLLRRRPSGYFPAPGLDPHPAVDIRGATGGQIAILEADTGRMLGSTGAGQASSSVHPGAVYLHQGESYVVDSLDFEDGVAFVHAEDPGYTTFARELTDISVTGPGERTDFGPVTVGLVPVSVSNTVTGYLRRRMNGEVIDFVELDMPTRSLETMAVMCTITPEALQDNGIDPLRTPGALHAAEHAAIGLLPLVASCDRGDIGGVSTAIGPVDGLPSIFVYDGHPGGAGFAARGFATMDRWWEATASAIEACECPSGCPSCVQSPKCGNGNDPLDKDGAVRVLRLVVRLLTARLD; translated from the coding sequence GTGACAGATCCGGGGCCGGATTTCGGCCGCGAACTGCTCGCGTGCGCCATCGACGGAACCGCCGCCGACGAGCATCCGCTGCGTCATGTCGCGGATCTGGCGCCCAGACGGGCCCGGCGGCAGGCGTGGCCCGCATGGGCGGACCCAGATCTGGTGGGGGCGTTCCGTGATCGCGGTGTCGAGGCGTTGTGGTCCCACCAGCTGGCGGCCGCCGAGCTGGCCCGCGACGGCCGGCACGTCGTGCTGAGCACCGGCACGGCCTCGGGCAAGTCACTGGCCTACCAACTGCCCATATTGACGGCGCTGAAGCAGAATCCGCGGGCGCGGGCGCTCTATCTGTCCCCGACCAAGGCACTCGGCCACGATCAACTGCGTGCGGCCACCGCGCTCACCGCCGCGGTGCCCGGCCTGGCCGACGTCGCGCCGAGCCCGTACGACGGCGACAGCCCCTCCGAGGTACGCCGCTTCGCCCGCGAGCGGTCCCGGTGGATCTTCTCCAACCCGGACATGATCCACCTGTCGCTGCTGCGCAACCACGCCCGCTGGGCGGTGTTCCTGCGCCATCTGCAGTACGTGGTCGTCGATGAATGCCATTACTACCGCGGCATTTTCGGGTCCAACGTGGCGATGGTGCTGCGCCGCCTGCTGCGGCTGTGCGCGCGGTACTCGGCCGCCGGCTCCGAATTCGCCGGGCCCACGGTCATCTTCGCCAGCGCCACCACCGCCCAGCCCGCCGCGACGGCGTCGGAGCTGATCGGCCAGACCGTGGTCGAGGTGACCGAGGACGGGTCGCCGCAGGGGGCCCGCACCGTCGCACTCTGGGAGCCGGCGCTGATGACCGATCTGCTCGGCGAGAACGGTGCCCCGGTGCGTCGTTCGGCGGGCGCCGAGGCGGCCCGGGTGATGGCCGACCTGATCGTCGAGGGTGCCCGGACGCTGACTTTCGTGCGTTCCCGGCGCGGCGCCGAACTCACCGCGCTCGGCGCACGGGACCGATTGGCCGACACCGCACCTGAGCTGGCGCCGCTGGTGGCGTCCTACCGCGCCGGCTATCTGGCGGAGGACCGCCGCGCGCTGGAGCGCGCGCTGACCGAGGGCGAACTGCGCGGCGTGGCGACGACGAACGCGTTGGAGCTCGGCGTGGACATCGCCGGGCTCGATGCCGTTGTGCTGGCCGGTTTTCCGGGGACGGTGGCGTCGTTCTGGCAGCAGGCCGGCCGCGCGGGCCGTCGCGGGCAGGGCGCGCTGATCGTGCTGATCGCCCGCGACGACCCGCTCGACACCTACCTGGTGCACCATCCGGCGGCCCTGCTGGACAAACCGATCGAGCGGGTGGTCATCGACCCCGGCAACCCTTACGTGCTGGGTCCGCAGTTGCTCTGCGCAGCAACTGAATTACCGCTCACCGAGACCGAGGTCCGGATGTGGGGCGCCGAGGCGGTGGCCGAATCCCTGGTCGACGACGGCCTGCTGCGCCGCCGCCCCAGCGGCTACTTCCCCGCGCCGGGCCTGGACCCCCACCCCGCGGTGGATATCCGGGGCGCCACGGGCGGACAGATCGCGATCCTGGAGGCGGACACCGGCAGGATGCTGGGCAGCACGGGCGCAGGCCAGGCGTCGTCCTCGGTGCACCCGGGTGCGGTGTATCTGCACCAGGGCGAGAGTTACGTCGTCGATTCTCTGGATTTCGAGGACGGCGTCGCGTTCGTGCACGCCGAGGATCCCGGCTACACCACCTTCGCCCGGGAGCTGACCGACATCAGCGTTACCGGTCCCGGTGAGCGCACCGACTTCGGGCCGGTCACAGTGGGTCTGGTGCCGGTGTCGGTGAGCAACACCGTCACGGGGTATCTGCGGCGGCGGATGAACGGTGAAGTGATCGACTTCGTCGAACTCGACATGCCCACCCGCAGCCTGGAGACGATGGCGGTGATGTGCACCATCACACCGGAGGCGCTGCAGGACAACGGGATCGACCCGCTGCGGACACCTGGTGCGCTGCACGCGGCCGAACACGCGGCGATCGGCCTGCTGCCGCTGGTGGCCAGTTGCGACCGCGGCGACATCGGCGGGGTCTCGACCGCGATCGGCCCCGTCGACGGGCTGCCGTCGATCTTCGTCTACGACGGCCACCCCGGCGGGGCCGGGTTCGCTGCACGCGGGTTCGCCACGATGGACCGCTGGTGGGAGGCCACCGCGTCGGCGATCGAGGCGTGCGAGTGCCCGTCGGGATGCCCGTCGTGCGTGCAGTCCCCCAAGTGCGGCAACGGAAACGATCCTCTGGACAAGGACGGCGCCGTGCGGGTTCTGCGACTGGTCGTGCGACTGCTCACGGCACGGCTGGACTGA
- a CDS encoding PAS domain-containing protein yields the protein MTHDWLLVETLGTEPAVVAHGAYTKDLVPIGNYLRRNPYLMAIQTAIGETVRAGAGLSSITPKNDRVIRTEVVQMSDGRIHGVQVWAGAPDDTPPERPLVGPLLWDLTSGTATDTRESLEVGGWDPNKQATHGRAFADDLPRRDLNPNEAEVLTMVIRPEPGVTLCNTWEVTDYRGQPITVGFVARSLPEVADDGRERLICRAMNWRSVREGPSIQHDLLAQRIVDGMRQPGVYRALVDPRHWTLLKWLDDPVPFLNWRAHMSSEATVHPHDRATTMVAMAADFATGVASGVLRMVGPDGGWTPVHVTVNRVKLGKNAYAGLASLRLPTAAELAAAGLEGAVESTGRRTKALSRKDKAGRM from the coding sequence ATGACCCACGACTGGCTGCTCGTGGAAACACTCGGCACCGAGCCCGCCGTCGTCGCGCATGGCGCGTACACCAAGGACCTCGTCCCGATCGGCAACTACCTGCGCCGCAACCCGTACCTGATGGCCATCCAGACCGCCATCGGTGAGACAGTCCGCGCGGGGGCGGGCCTGAGCAGCATCACCCCCAAGAACGACCGGGTCATCCGCACCGAGGTGGTCCAGATGTCCGACGGCCGGATCCACGGTGTTCAGGTGTGGGCCGGCGCACCCGACGACACCCCACCGGAACGTCCACTGGTGGGGCCGCTGCTGTGGGATCTCACCAGTGGGACCGCCACCGACACCCGCGAGTCGCTCGAGGTGGGCGGCTGGGATCCGAACAAACAGGCCACACACGGTCGTGCCTTCGCCGACGACCTGCCCCGCCGCGACCTCAATCCGAACGAGGCCGAGGTGCTCACCATGGTGATCAGACCTGAGCCGGGGGTGACGTTGTGCAACACCTGGGAGGTCACCGACTACCGGGGTCAGCCCATCACGGTCGGGTTCGTGGCCCGCTCACTTCCTGAGGTGGCCGACGACGGCAGAGAGCGGTTGATCTGCCGCGCCATGAATTGGCGCAGCGTACGCGAAGGCCCGAGCATCCAACACGACCTGTTGGCCCAGCGCATCGTCGACGGGATGCGACAGCCCGGCGTGTACAGGGCGCTGGTGGATCCGCGGCACTGGACCTTGCTGAAGTGGCTCGACGATCCGGTCCCGTTCCTCAACTGGCGCGCGCACATGTCCAGTGAGGCGACCGTCCATCCGCACGACCGGGCTACCACGATGGTCGCGATGGCCGCCGACTTCGCGACCGGCGTCGCCAGCGGCGTGCTGCGCATGGTGGGCCCCGACGGGGGCTGGACGCCGGTGCACGTCACGGTGAACCGGGTCAAGCTGGGCAAGAACGCCTATGCCGGCTTGGCGTCACTGCGGCTGCCGACGGCGGCCGAACTCGCCGCCGCGGGACTTGAGGGTGCGGTCGAGAGCACCGGACGCCGAACCAAGGCGCTCTCGCGCAAGGACAAAGCCGGCCGCATGTAG
- a CDS encoding serine/threonine-protein kinase, with protein sequence MTGSETLAGRYELRGLLGCGGMAEVRDGWDTRLNRPVAVKLLLPNLNADPGARLRFQDEARSAAALSHPNIVAVHDFGEHDGRPFIVMERLPGRTLADLIAEVPLPAAQVRAMLDDVLAALDAAHTGGVLHRDIKPGNILLSATGDRMQVADFGIAKSGGTAHTMTGQIIGTLCYMSPERVAGAPASVADDLYAVGVMGYEAVLGRRAFPHDNPVALARAIMDAPPPPLAGLRTGADPVLAAVIDRAMSRDPRLRFGSAAQMRAALAGDAAAMSAGAAPIGVPPRPATKVLAEPLPPSAYHRAAPPQRPASLRRRYALIAAAAAAFLVAALAVAMNPFSSSTPVQPVSTSTPAPPPTQPPSPPPAPTASLVTQQPPPPAPDVKGPDKKGNNGHGKGNGKGNGANKGRDD encoded by the coding sequence ATGACTGGCAGCGAGACGCTTGCCGGCCGTTATGAATTACGGGGCCTGCTCGGGTGCGGCGGCATGGCCGAGGTTCGCGACGGCTGGGACACGCGGCTGAACCGTCCGGTGGCGGTCAAACTGCTGCTGCCGAACCTCAACGCCGACCCGGGAGCCCGGCTCAGATTTCAGGACGAGGCCCGCTCCGCGGCGGCGCTGTCGCATCCCAACATCGTGGCGGTCCACGACTTCGGCGAGCACGACGGTCGTCCGTTCATCGTGATGGAACGGCTGCCGGGCCGCACACTGGCCGATCTCATCGCCGAGGTCCCGCTGCCGGCAGCGCAGGTGCGGGCCATGCTCGACGACGTGCTCGCCGCGCTCGACGCCGCGCACACCGGCGGGGTGCTGCACCGCGACATCAAGCCGGGCAACATCCTGCTGTCGGCCACCGGCGACCGCATGCAGGTCGCCGACTTCGGCATCGCCAAGAGCGGCGGAACCGCGCACACCATGACCGGGCAGATCATCGGCACGCTGTGCTACATGAGTCCTGAACGCGTCGCCGGCGCGCCGGCTTCGGTCGCCGACGACCTCTACGCGGTCGGCGTCATGGGCTACGAGGCGGTACTGGGCCGCCGCGCCTTCCCGCACGACAATCCCGTGGCGCTGGCCCGGGCGATCATGGACGCGCCGCCACCGCCGCTGGCCGGGCTGCGCACCGGCGCCGATCCGGTCCTCGCCGCGGTCATCGACCGCGCGATGAGCCGTGACCCCCGGTTGCGTTTCGGAAGCGCCGCCCAGATGCGCGCCGCACTCGCCGGTGATGCCGCGGCGATGAGCGCCGGCGCGGCACCGATCGGGGTGCCGCCACGTCCGGCGACCAAGGTGCTCGCCGAACCGTTGCCGCCGTCGGCTTACCACCGGGCCGCGCCGCCGCAACGGCCTGCGTCCCTGAGACGCAGATACGCTCTGATCGCCGCGGCTGCGGCGGCCTTCCTGGTCGCGGCGCTCGCCGTGGCGATGAACCCGTTCTCGTCGTCGACGCCGGTCCAACCCGTCAGCACCAGTACGCCGGCTCCGCCCCCGACACAGCCCCCGTCCCCGCCGCCCGCGCCCACGGCCTCACTGGTGACGCAGCAGCCGCCGCCGCCCGCGCCCGACGTCAAGGGCCCAGACAAGAAAGGCAACAACGGCCACGGGAAGGGAAACGGAAAAGGTAACGGCGCCAACAAGGGTCGCGACGACTGA
- a CDS encoding Rv3654c family TadE-like protein, giving the protein MISSSPGSPRDRRYCPASSSRPKGCRWPSPASDEDGAATVTAALMVLVLLTLTWGGLAIGSAVTARHRAQAAADLAALSAASRTAAGQAAACGVAEHVARSLGATLTGCAFDDLDVVVRTGVPVRTGGFVLGPASAMARAGPVAG; this is encoded by the coding sequence GTGATTTCGTCGTCGCCCGGGTCACCGCGGGATCGGCGGTACTGCCCGGCATCGTCATCGCGGCCGAAGGGATGTCGGTGGCCGAGCCCGGCCAGCGATGAGGACGGCGCCGCCACCGTCACCGCGGCGCTGATGGTGCTGGTCCTGCTGACCCTCACCTGGGGCGGGCTGGCGATCGGGTCGGCGGTGACGGCCCGCCATCGAGCGCAAGCCGCCGCCGACCTTGCCGCGCTCAGCGCCGCATCTCGGACCGCGGCGGGGCAGGCCGCGGCATGCGGGGTCGCCGAGCACGTGGCCCGGTCCTTGGGCGCGACGCTGACCGGCTGCGCGTTCGACGACCTTGACGTCGTGGTTCGTACCGGCGTCCCGGTGCGCACCGGCGGATTCGTCCTGGGTCCGGCGTCGGCGATGGCCCGTGCCGGTCCCGTCGCCGGCTGA
- a CDS encoding TadE family type IV pilus minor pilin → MATAEAAFAIAALVAVLVVCVAGLTAVSLQVRCIDAAREAARLAARGDHASATRAARQIAPPEAVVAVRRDGDFVVARVTAGSAVLPGIVIAAEGMSVAEPGQR, encoded by the coding sequence ATCGCCACCGCCGAAGCCGCTTTCGCGATCGCCGCGCTGGTGGCCGTGCTCGTCGTCTGCGTCGCGGGGCTCACCGCGGTGTCGCTACAGGTGCGCTGCATCGATGCCGCCCGTGAGGCGGCCCGGCTGGCGGCGCGCGGGGATCACGCGTCGGCCACCCGCGCGGCGCGGCAGATCGCGCCGCCCGAGGCGGTCGTCGCGGTGCGCCGCGACGGTGATTTCGTCGTCGCCCGGGTCACCGCGGGATCGGCGGTACTGCCCGGCATCGTCATCGCGGCCGAAGGGATGTCGGTGGCCGAGCCCGGCCAGCGATGA
- a CDS encoding DUF4244 domain-containing protein, translated as MWKDRIRDIRTRMLVLAVADDSMSTVEYAIGTIAAAAFGAILYTVVTGDSIVSALTNIISRALNTNI; from the coding sequence ATGTGGAAAGACCGTATCCGCGACATTCGCACCAGGATGCTCGTGCTGGCTGTCGCCGACGACAGCATGTCCACCGTCGAGTACGCCATCGGCACCATCGCCGCGGCGGCGTTCGGCGCGATCCTGTACACCGTGGTCACCGGGGATTCGATCGTGTCCGCGCTGACCAACATCATCAGCCGGGCGCTGAACACCAACATCTGA
- a CDS encoding type II secretion system F family protein, with protein MTWAALFLALAVLTLPAASEARVRRGRQPARPVRGRPGPDDVLAVAATLDVLAACLRSGMAVSAAASAVAESAPRGLAALLRRAADLTALGADPAHAWSSPDAAPGHALNAVLRMARRSATSGAALARGVEDLAVQLRAEAADAAGAKAERASVLMAGPLGLCYLPAFLCLGIVPVVAGLAGDVLQSGVL; from the coding sequence ATGACCTGGGCCGCACTGTTTCTGGCGCTCGCTGTACTGACGCTGCCCGCCGCCTCGGAGGCCAGGGTCCGCCGGGGCCGGCAACCGGCGCGGCCCGTGCGCGGACGGCCGGGGCCCGATGACGTCCTCGCCGTCGCAGCCACGCTGGACGTGCTTGCGGCGTGCCTGCGTTCCGGCATGGCGGTGTCGGCCGCGGCGTCCGCGGTGGCCGAGTCCGCACCGCGGGGATTGGCTGCGCTGTTGCGGCGGGCGGCCGATCTGACGGCGCTGGGCGCCGACCCTGCGCACGCGTGGTCGAGTCCCGACGCGGCCCCCGGCCACGCCCTGAATGCGGTGCTGCGGATGGCCCGCCGCTCCGCCACGTCGGGCGCGGCGCTGGCCCGCGGCGTCGAGGATCTGGCCGTCCAGCTCCGGGCCGAAGCCGCGGACGCAGCCGGTGCGAAGGCCGAACGCGCCTCGGTGCTGATGGCGGGGCCGCTCGGGCTGTGTTATCTGCCGGCGTTCCTGTGCCTGGGCATCGTGCCGGTCGTCGCCGGCTTGGCCGGAGACGTCCTGCAGTCGGGAGTGCTGTGA
- a CDS encoding type II secretion system F family protein, whose translation MTVAALTLAAAVLLVPVRSRRRAVLFPAPQTRRLRIPAPVCALGVCVAVAVSSTPAAAVSLGLLAATLLARNRAVARRRDRAAEAAALQAALDVLLGELRVGAHPVAAVRAAAQESTGRTATSLGAVAARALLGADVAEGLRAEGRRSLLPGYWERLGVCWRLAQAQGLAVASLIQAAQCDVVERERFRGRVEAGLAGARATAAILAGLPVLGVLLGHAVGADPLSFLLSGAGGWLLVIGTTFVCAGLLWSDRIMAGVMT comes from the coding sequence ATGACCGTCGCCGCGCTGACCCTGGCCGCGGCGGTGCTGTTGGTGCCGGTCCGCTCGCGCCGGCGCGCTGTGCTGTTCCCGGCGCCGCAGACCCGCCGGCTGCGTATCCCGGCGCCGGTATGCGCGTTGGGGGTGTGCGTCGCCGTGGCGGTGTCGTCGACGCCCGCCGCCGCGGTGTCCCTCGGCCTGCTGGCCGCGACACTGCTGGCGCGCAACCGGGCCGTCGCACGGCGGCGGGATCGCGCGGCGGAAGCGGCGGCGCTGCAGGCCGCCCTCGACGTGCTCCTCGGCGAGCTGCGGGTCGGTGCCCACCCGGTCGCGGCGGTGCGCGCCGCGGCGCAGGAGTCCACCGGCCGGACGGCGACGTCGCTCGGCGCGGTCGCGGCCCGAGCCCTGCTCGGGGCGGACGTCGCCGAAGGTCTGCGCGCCGAGGGCCGCCGGTCCCTGCTGCCGGGGTACTGGGAACGGCTCGGGGTGTGTTGGCGTCTTGCGCAGGCGCAGGGATTGGCGGTGGCCAGCCTGATTCAGGCCGCGCAATGCGATGTCGTCGAGCGTGAGCGCTTCCGCGGCCGTGTCGAAGCCGGTCTGGCCGGTGCGCGCGCCACCGCGGCGATCCTGGCCGGGCTGCCGGTGCTCGGCGTGTTGCTCGGGCATGCGGTCGGCGCAGATCCGTTGAGCTTCCTGTTGTCCGGCGCGGGCGGATGGCTGCTGGTGATCGGGACGACGTTCGTCTGCGCCGGACTGCTGTGGTCCGACCGCATCATGGCCGGCGTCATGACATGA
- a CDS encoding conjugal transfer protein TrbB, with product MARDRTGRRRLAEVGVLRRRDDGIVEVLTGWHADTGFGPAADTLHDLVQGGSRT from the coding sequence GTGGCGCGTGATCGCACCGGGCGCCGGCGCCTGGCCGAGGTGGGGGTGCTGCGGCGCCGAGACGACGGGATCGTCGAGGTCCTCACCGGCTGGCACGCCGACACGGGTTTCGGTCCGGCCGCCGACACGCTGCATGACCTCGTGCAGGGGGGGAGCAGGACATGA
- a CDS encoding three-helix bundle dimerization domain-containing protein, whose amino-acid sequence MPEVDEHVMVEEVERRLADSYADIPAERINSIVQSAYAQFEHSRIRDFVPLFVERRARAELARS is encoded by the coding sequence ATGCCGGAGGTCGATGAGCACGTCATGGTTGAAGAAGTCGAGCGTCGGCTCGCCGACAGCTACGCAGACATTCCAGCCGAGCGCATCAACTCCATCGTCCAGAGCGCCTACGCCCAGTTTGAACACAGCCGGATCCGGGACTTCGTTCCGCTGTTCGTCGAGCGCCGAGCCCGCGCCGAACTCGCCCGGAGCTGA
- a CDS encoding ImmA/IrrE family metallo-endopeptidase, with translation MASVEVFGTRVRQARVLRRLSGTAVMEHLGWRSPRQTRLEQSETAVLESTDFDRLTALLRFPPAFFTTAPASRVTARDLLFRAPKSTTVTEKEYLAVFANVVGDLLGQLNAVAKLPPVLLEPLPAGTDVVTAAAQARRWLGVAPGVPIKSLTYELEAAGVPVVMRMKHSRSTGVVDWDTDEDGPAGLLTEKHLGCSARTGEYRERPLVLLRALDSWERTRWTVAHEIGHLLLHRYGDVSDDQEREASRFASELLAPTEVLAKEVPPVPTLSDLVDAKVKWRISLGALIIHLRESKLIDEVRADTLQRQLYTRINSETGHTWGKTEPGWNARTPERPRLLRRWMEECYGSVSVEALAAHDLIYPTDLLADILAGQRGAPAKVAAAPDTVSTVLDEEAILDRGDTVVALRRPRRQA, from the coding sequence ATGGCGTCGGTAGAGGTGTTCGGCACACGGGTCCGCCAGGCCCGGGTGTTGCGACGACTGTCAGGCACCGCGGTGATGGAGCATCTGGGGTGGCGCTCTCCGCGCCAGACGCGGTTGGAGCAGTCCGAGACCGCGGTACTGGAGTCCACCGATTTCGATCGGCTGACAGCGTTGTTGCGTTTCCCGCCAGCATTTTTCACGACCGCACCGGCATCGCGGGTGACGGCGCGGGATCTGTTGTTCCGGGCGCCCAAGTCCACCACGGTCACCGAGAAGGAGTACCTGGCGGTGTTCGCCAACGTCGTCGGTGATCTGCTCGGGCAGCTCAATGCGGTGGCCAAGCTGCCCCCGGTGCTGCTGGAGCCGTTGCCGGCGGGCACCGATGTGGTGACCGCGGCCGCCCAGGCCCGGCGCTGGCTGGGGGTGGCGCCCGGGGTGCCGATCAAGTCGCTGACCTACGAGCTGGAAGCTGCCGGGGTGCCGGTGGTGATGCGGATGAAGCACTCACGTTCCACCGGAGTGGTGGACTGGGACACCGATGAGGACGGGCCGGCCGGGTTGTTGACCGAGAAGCATCTGGGGTGCTCGGCGCGGACCGGGGAGTATCGAGAACGTCCGTTGGTGTTGTTGCGGGCGTTGGATTCTTGGGAGCGCACCCGCTGGACAGTCGCCCACGAGATCGGGCACTTGTTGTTGCACCGCTATGGCGATGTCAGCGATGACCAGGAGCGCGAAGCCTCCCGGTTCGCCTCGGAGTTGTTGGCCCCGACCGAAGTGCTCGCCAAAGAGGTGCCGCCGGTTCCCACGCTCAGCGATCTGGTCGACGCGAAGGTGAAGTGGCGGATTTCGTTGGGGGCGTTGATCATTCACCTTCGCGAGTCGAAGCTGATCGATGAGGTCCGCGCCGATACGTTGCAGCGCCAGCTCTACACGCGGATCAACTCCGAGACCGGGCACACCTGGGGCAAGACCGAACCGGGCTGGAATGCCCGCACACCGGAGCGGCCCCGGCTGCTGCGCCGGTGGATGGAGGAATGCTACGGCTCGGTCAGCGTGGAGGCCTTGGCCGCCCACGACCTGATCTACCCCACAGACTTGTTGGCCGACATCCTCGCCGGCCAGCGCGGCGCCCCCGCGAAAGTTGCCGCGGCCCCGGACACCGTCTCGACGGTGCTCGACGAGGAGGCGATCCTGGACCGCGGGGACACGGTGGTGGCGCTGCGCCGGCCCCGCCGGCAGGCCTAA
- a CDS encoding tyrosine-type recombinase/integrase gives MARTQRIALTGAPDTYTVLGPDHLPIEAAEQYLQFLRDDGASPNTVKAYAAGLAAWWTVLEHTGTDWQDISTSLFGQFLAYLRTGDLPGTARIGAPEVWLGPASTQLRAAAVLAFYRYHADAHGLAGPYQRLFTSRGKRSRSRYIPMLAGVGARRSKDRPIYTVRSGNKSATPVLLPAQVAAILDGCATQAGQDWSGPPSGLRDRLLFAVLAETGMRLGEALSLRHHDFHIGAGGTPFIDVASRQDHPRGARGKTLLARRIYIGDDLEALYSAYVWHLVDQGADLDVPDLDTHFVFVNLTHGQRFRAMRAETVYAKIDSVTNRAGGVLPDRWSPHWLRHTHATALLLSGTPPHVVMRRLGHADIQTTLSTYGWVTEDAEMRTLAQWRSYVAGWKGLHHDHTD, from the coding sequence ATGGCACGGACACAACGGATCGCGCTGACCGGCGCCCCCGACACCTACACCGTGCTGGGCCCCGATCACCTGCCGATCGAGGCAGCCGAGCAATACCTGCAGTTCCTGCGCGATGACGGGGCCTCACCGAACACGGTGAAGGCGTATGCGGCCGGCCTGGCGGCGTGGTGGACGGTGCTAGAACACACCGGCACCGACTGGCAGGACATCAGTACGAGCCTGTTCGGGCAGTTTCTGGCCTACCTGCGCACCGGGGACCTGCCGGGCACCGCCCGGATCGGCGCACCAGAGGTTTGGCTGGGCCCGGCGAGCACCCAGCTGCGGGCCGCGGCGGTGCTGGCGTTCTACCGCTACCACGCGGACGCCCATGGGCTGGCCGGCCCGTATCAGCGGCTGTTCACCAGCCGCGGCAAGCGATCGCGGTCACGATATATCCCGATGCTGGCCGGAGTAGGCGCACGACGCTCCAAGGACCGGCCCATCTACACGGTGCGCAGCGGCAACAAGTCCGCCACTCCGGTGCTACTACCCGCCCAAGTGGCCGCGATTCTCGACGGCTGCGCCACCCAGGCCGGACAGGACTGGTCGGGGCCGCCCTCAGGGCTGCGGGACCGGCTGTTGTTCGCGGTGCTCGCCGAGACCGGGATGCGACTGGGTGAAGCGTTGTCGCTGCGCCACCACGATTTTCATATCGGCGCCGGCGGGACACCGTTCATCGACGTGGCCTCCCGACAAGACCATCCGCGCGGGGCCCGCGGCAAGACGCTACTGGCCCGACGCATCTACATCGGTGATGATCTGGAGGCGCTGTATTCGGCCTACGTGTGGCATCTGGTCGACCAGGGCGCCGATCTGGACGTGCCCGACCTGGACACTCACTTCGTGTTCGTCAATCTCACCCACGGGCAGCGTTTCCGGGCCATGCGTGCCGAAACGGTCTACGCCAAAATCGATTCGGTGACTAACCGCGCCGGCGGGGTGCTGCCCGATCGGTGGTCACCGCACTGGCTGCGCCACACCCACGCCACCGCACTGCTGCTCTCCGGAACCCCGCCGCACGTGGTCATGCGCCGCCTGGGCCACGCCGATATCCAGACCACGCTCTCGACCTACGGATGGGTCACCGAGGACGCCGAGATGCGCACCCTGGCGCAATGGCGCAGCTACGTCGCTGGCTGGAAAGGGCTGCACCATGACCACACCGACTGA